agattaaagctaaaagatttagatctacaaaataggtaaggattcaaagctagaaagcttgaatctttcatgttcttgaaggattcaaatacatgtttgaatctacaagatgtaatcaagatcaaaagctaaaaagcaagaccctttgatgatgatgatgatttcgtgagagaaaagggaagatgaagaagaaaaatcaaatacttacactttttagagagagaaaggctaaagaaagaattagagagtaagtgtgtgtaaattgcaaatgagatcaagtgtgaaatgagtgaaataaggcttgtatttataggtggtgaggtgagggaggggtgatggtggccgtgggaattggtgggggacaagggggacatctttttgctttttggttaatggttgtctaaagttggtgctcatgttaggatcacatgcaacattaaagataatacttgacaaaaatgctagtatgttccctctaataaatgggcatttatcttacttattaatgggtcactagttatttataattaggctaattaaatagtccactagctagtatagggtgggctaaggtccaacaaggtagaaagtccaacaagactaactaatctgctctagtaaattactaagcgtaattaagcatccaaaaaccccaagtaattgttattataaaataacaattagtatttcgtagtcataatatttcgattacgacaaaagttaaacgtgtacgcagtacgcagtacgcagttcgttaaaacctcaagtaacactaacggtcataaaggcttccgggggttaagttaagtatcctacgtacttaatgatacgttttaacatataaatgaaagtaatcaacacgtagggagttcccagagtataatatagctcagtacgcacaaatacgcagtttcgcgaaaacacaaagcacaaaagcaagtcgaaaaagtcgggtcgttacagttgtgGCATCTATGGAGATTTCGGAAGGATGTTCTTTTCGCCAATAAGTTGTTGTAGAATGATTTACCGTTCGATACAATCCAGGTGGTTACATTTAATTGGTATCGTGGTAGAAATTCTTGTAACTTTCGTTTGGATACTTGTCTCTTGAATCCTTTGTAAATTATATTCTTTATCCGCTCCCCTCTAGCTTCTTTTTAGTGAGGAGCATGTTGTTTATTAGTAAAAAGTTACAGTTTCAAAAtgggaggtgattctcacacactacTTTTTGATCTATGTACACTTTTATCTCATAAGTTTCCAGTTATGCCCCTAagtagttgaacttatattattattatatagtatgtaattaagggtaaaataggtaattaggtgtacatggatcaaaaagtggtgtgtgagaattACCTTTcttctaaaatcataaaaaaaaatttgaCCTTCCATCACATACTACGCATGAAGGTAGGGGGTGTATTTACTTTTAAAATGGTATGTGAttcaattattttattttatataaaacatCATTTACAAGAGGAAATTCACCCCTCTTATCGGTAGGCTAAATACTGTTCACTTATTATATTATGAGTTGTAATTACTTGCATttataaatttgcttgaaaacaaagggaccaatgagaacgcgacatgtggcgcgaaaatcacatctgattggaaaaaaaatttaaaaattttttttttaatttttttcgaaaattttttttcccgaatttttttttcgaattttttttttttaaaaatcacatgtgattatgcatgtcaatcacatgtgattgtaaacccaatcacatgtgattgtgcatggcaaatccaatcacatgtgattgtacaattcaatcacatgtgattgtgcaggtaaatcacatgtgattgtaaaaaaaaattttaaaaaaaaaaattttttttttaaatttcaaaaaaaaaattttaaaatttttttttttcaaaaaaaaatttttgaattttttttttcaatcacatgtgattttcgcgacacatgtcgcactcttattggtcccttgaatctcaacttaatttatggactcaaatgaatattcctcattatattgtatattatatattatatataaaagtgTTTTTTTAATGTTAACAttcgtcacaaagtgtcttttttaaatgtgacattttcgagcgatttcttgctaaaataataacattcgtcacaaattgtttttttaaatgttaatattttcaaatgatcttaatgtttgaaaaaagaatttcaaaaaaaaaaataaataaataaaaaaaattaattcccCACACTTCCCTTCAAAAAGTGTTTATTAACTGGCTAATTAATGTTCACTTTTCTAGATATTtgctttttcttttatttttttattttttttttgtttttttacaaTTTATCTTTCAGACTATTGAGAGCGATCTTGCTAATATTAATAACTAGATCTGGATCAGTCCGCGCGATGCAGCAGAGCCTTCCGGGTTGAATATTCGTATTTAACGTAGTGTTTTGTATTTATAAAATTAAACACGCGTTGAAGCAGGTGTGTTTAGATACACGTGGTTAGTATACCTAATGACATGCGTGGTTTTAACGCCAGGAAAATAGGTAATTTGAGTTGTTTATTATACGTGTGCGTATATGTATAAaagatagcccgaaatatttagcggTTTTTAaaaatgtccgtttcgcgtatagttagttgaattgtgttcgtaaaattatttcgagttgaatggttGTGCCGGAAAAATTTTACGTGTGACGAGCGGGAAGATATTACCTGTAaaaaatttgggtggagtttgttaaagtttttttaacaaaataataatttgacATTTTTGACCCCTCAAAAGTTGACAGGTGAAAGATTGTTTAAGGGGTGTTTTTGTAGTTTGTTTTTATTGTAGTGGTAGTTTGATGAGGGGTGCTAAGCGACATGTTTTGGCTCTTCTTTTACTAGTATaggattaataagtatattttgtaTATCGTAATATCATGATAGGTAAATAGTAATTACGGTACATAACTAGTAAATAACCAAGATGAAATACAAACAaatacacttttatatattatatacatatacatatacatatacacatcacACACTTATCATGCAACTATATCCGTAAAGTTTAGTTAACAAGAGTTTATTTATTTATCTTTAACACCATTTCTTGGACTTTAATGACAATAATGACCAAACCAACAATGCTTACCTCCTCCCTCATACCCTTCTTGATCACCTTCATGATCTTTACTATGAATCCACCACAACAAATTACTCAAACTATTCCCATCATCAAACCCATTCAATTTTCTAACATTTTCAAGAGCAACATTCTTATCATAAACACCTTCTAATGCATATACAAACCCTTTCCACCCTTCACCAACACCTTCCCTTGCTAATGCTGGAAAAGTCCAATTCACAAGCTGCTTAACAAACTCGACATCCGAAAACAAAACCTCAGTGATCGGTAACAACGGCAACACTTGAATTCCCAACCTACATTCCTTCCTCTCGGCCGGAGCAAACCACAACCCACTGTCCCGTTTATTCGCCCACAAAACTCCCACAACTCGGTTTTCACTTGTAAAATCTTGAGCATAGTATTTATCATCTTCTTTAACATGCCACCATGTTTGCGATGCATGAATCTCCATCGCTAAAAGCAACGAACTCGTTGAAACAAGATGTGTGTCCCCGTACGCTAATCCCATTAACGCAGCTGAGTAATAAGCATTCACTGCTTCACTTGTGCTTTCTTGATTCCTACCATCGGCAAATTCGGTTAAACCGCCAGCCCATGAATGTAACTTCCATAAATCGAAGCATCGTAATCTTGTATACTTTCTATTTTCACCTCTACCAACTGTCATGATATCCGCCATTAACGAGTAAGCTTGTGGTCTATAATTTCTTCCCCAAACAGGATCTAGTTTTGCTAAAACCGCGATCCCATAAAGAAAGTAACCAATATGGTAATGATGATCATTATATATCCCAAAGccgaaatcagcccctgaatccgTAGATCCCTGTTGTGTTATAATTCCACCCCATAATTTATCATACAAAAAACCATTAGCTTTAAAAGTTCCATCCAACCATGGCTCAATTGTATCTTTCAAATACTTTTGAACTTTTGGCATTACATCAAGATAACCAATTTCTTCAGCTATCATAGCTAATCTAGCTGCTCTAGCAACTAATTTTCCATAAAAGTATGAAGATGTTGTCGATATCGAAGTTGAATCTAGATCATCAACATCTTTCACTAGAGCCTTAACGATTTCTTGGTATGAATCTTCTTTAATTCCTTTAATCGAATGCCAAGTTACTGAAACCGGGTCGGTATTTAAGACCCATGAATCGCCAATAACACCAACGAGTTCACCATCGATACTTTGGTACTTAAAGTCATTAAGAACTTTAGTTGAAGAATTATCAAGAAGACGAAGATGAAGAGGGTTTGCTAGCATCAACAAATCTCCCCAACCTTTCTTTTCCCATTTGTATTCAACAGAAAATGGTTTGGTAAAATTAGCATCACCCGAAACCGGATAACAAGAACTATACTGATCAAGAACTTGCTCAAGTTTTGTGTCCGAGTTTGTCAGTACCACTATCCGAATTATACCCGAAAACGGTAAAGATGTAATCTTTGACATCTCATAGCTCAAATCTATTGATGAAGAGGAATACAATACCCATGTTTGACCATTATTAAGTTTGAATTTATATTTAGTTTTTGAAGAATTTGGTGTAAACTCAAGAATGGCATGAATAGTTGAAATAGTGACTGCCACCTTTTGCATGACTTGAAATGTTAGAAATGGGCAACCTCTGACGAGAAAAAATCTTAAATTTGGAAGATCTAATGTGACACTTAGATCATTAAATGAAGATATGATATGGGTTTGATTCGGGTCAGGGTTATCGACAGTGGAGATGGTTAGATCGGCGTTAAAGATTTGATACGTGA
This genomic window from Rutidosis leptorrhynchoides isolate AG116_Rl617_1_P2 chromosome 2, CSIRO_AGI_Rlap_v1, whole genome shotgun sequence contains:
- the LOC139891873 gene encoding glucan endo-1,3-beta-D-glucosidase isoform X2; translated protein: MVLKKFRRRVDRIITKPFKKPPKQPSIKSSSPPPSPPPEPPPTTMNRRKMHPFMFPEAQSTVIPDPSPFFSPTLLSSPLPTNSFFQNFVLKNGDQPEYIHPYLIKSSPVSLSISYPSLFSSTAFTYQIFNADLTISTVDNPDPNQTHIISSFNDLSVTLDLPNLRFFLVRGCPFLTFQFTPNSSKTKYKFKLNNGQTWVLYSSSSIDLSYEMSKITSLPFSGIIRIVVLTNSDTKLEQVLDQYSSCYPVSGDANFTKPFSVEYKWEKKGWGDLLMLANPLHLRLLDNSSTKVLNDFKYQSIDGELVGVIGDSWVLNTDPVSVTWHSIKGIKEDSYQEIVKALVKDVDDLDSTSISTTSSYFYGKLVARAARLAMIAEEIGYLDVMPKVQKYLKDTIEPWLDGTFKANGFLYDKLWGGIITQQGSTDSGADFGFGIYNDHHYHIGYFLYGIAVLAKLDPVWGRNYRPQAYSLMADIMTVGRGENRKYTRLRCFDLWKLHSWAGGLTEFADGRNQESTSEAVNAYYSAALMGLAYGDTHLVSTSSLLLAMEIHASQTWWHVKEDDKYYAQDFTSENRVVGVLWANKRDSGLWFAPAERKECRLGIQVLPLLPITEVLFSDVEFVKQLVNWTFPALAREGVGEGWKGFVYALEGVYDKNVALENVRKLNGFDDGNSLSNLLWWIHSKDHEGDQEGYEGGGKHCWFGHYCH
- the LOC139891873 gene encoding glucan endo-1,3-beta-D-glucosidase isoform X1, encoding MVLKKFRRRVDRIITKPFKKPPKQPSIKSSSPPPSPPPEPPPTTMNRRKMHPFMFPEAQSTVIPDPSPFFSPTLLSSPLPTNSFFQNFVLKNGDQPEYIHPYLIKSSPVSLSISYPSLFSSTAFTYQIFNADLTISTVDNPDPNQTHIISSFNDLSVTLDLPNLRFFLVRGCPFLTFQVMQKVAVTISTIHAILEFTPNSSKTKYKFKLNNGQTWVLYSSSSIDLSYEMSKITSLPFSGIIRIVVLTNSDTKLEQVLDQYSSCYPVSGDANFTKPFSVEYKWEKKGWGDLLMLANPLHLRLLDNSSTKVLNDFKYQSIDGELVGVIGDSWVLNTDPVSVTWHSIKGIKEDSYQEIVKALVKDVDDLDSTSISTTSSYFYGKLVARAARLAMIAEEIGYLDVMPKVQKYLKDTIEPWLDGTFKANGFLYDKLWGGIITQQGSTDSGADFGFGIYNDHHYHIGYFLYGIAVLAKLDPVWGRNYRPQAYSLMADIMTVGRGENRKYTRLRCFDLWKLHSWAGGLTEFADGRNQESTSEAVNAYYSAALMGLAYGDTHLVSTSSLLLAMEIHASQTWWHVKEDDKYYAQDFTSENRVVGVLWANKRDSGLWFAPAERKECRLGIQVLPLLPITEVLFSDVEFVKQLVNWTFPALAREGVGEGWKGFVYALEGVYDKNVALENVRKLNGFDDGNSLSNLLWWIHSKDHEGDQEGYEGGGKHCWFGHYCH